CTGACAGACACGGAGAACTGCATTGCCATGTACAACGCCGGCGCTCTGCCGTATCTAATTCAGGGCATGAAAGGCGACATCGAGGGAATGCGGGCTGCTTGTGCTCAGACCGCTCGCAATATTTATGTCCTCGGTAAGCGAAAGGGCGCGGGATCGTTGTTTCGAGGTGGACTTTCGACCGTGCCCAACCCCAACCCGTTCAGCTCCGTCCCGTCTTATCTTCTCTAACCGTGGGTGCGATGTCTATTTGACTCAATCTTTGGCACTTTTTTGTCGCGGATCTTTTTCAGACATCAAATATCGGCGCGAATTCATGAAGAACGGAGGAGTTACTCAGCTGGTCCGCTTCCTAGACATGTACGTCCGCCGTTCGAGAACCAGGGAcggaaggggggagggggggggatgggCAGGCGCGGATGGGAGCGAAGGAAACAATTTCAGGTTTTTGAGGCCAGTTTTTGCCCGATGCACAGTTGCCGTCGAGGCGGCGTGATGGCTAGAGATTTCTTGCAGGTGCTTGAGGGACGTGCAGTGTGTCTTTAAGCGCTTGCGGACGGAGTAGTGTAGGAGACTCCGGTGGTCAGCAGGTAAAAGACACAGGCTTCATATATAGGATACTGCTGTGACGGCAGGCACGCCTGACATTTGATTTTTTGCTTGCGTGCTGCAGTAACCCTGAAGCGACAAATGTATACACGCAGCTGGAGGCGATCTACCATTTGGAGGACTTGATTGGAGATGAGAACGAGGAGATCCCGGAGTTTGTTCAGGCAGTCAAGGCAGCAGGTGCAATTCCAAAATTGAAGAAACTGCAAGACGTGAGTCGTTGTTGCTGGCGCGTCGGCAGTTTGTCCAGCCGAAGCCTCTTGCGGAAACTACTAGGTAGTTGCCGCAAGAAACTGAGGGCGATGATTAGGCGGTGGCTGCTTCGTGGTCAGAGCCAGCTGCCTGCAGGTCTGTCGTGAAGCAGCGACCGGACTCGCGCTTACGTCGCCCATCGTAGGAGACTTCTGGTTTGCAACTTTGTGGATGTCTGTTTAATGCGAGCTGTTTGTTTTTCTACAGTGCAAAGACCAAGACGTTGCAGATGCAGCGAATCTCCTGCTGGTGCGGCTGTCGGATTGAAAGATTCAACTGCAGGCGGTCACGGCTTGGACACTGTGCTAGGATACTATCGCGTGCAAATTAGGGCCGTGTCGTGGAGCGCCTTCAATCAATTCTGGGAATGTCTCGACCCTGGCGTTGCTCGGGCTTCCCACGAGGGAACTATCTtcacgccgcggccggggTTTTATCGTCTTGTCCCATCGCTCGAGATTCGCGTTTTCGCAAATTAACGCGCGTGAACGTTTTCGATGAGGGAAATAGCTCTAGTGTGTACCTCTCGAACAGTCGGGTTTCCACCACTCCCATCGTTGATTGCTTTCCGTTGTCCAGGGACCATGCGCCTTTCTCCCAGATTCTTTGCTTATGTGTACTTTCTGCCCAGCGAGAGGGAGCGAGGTCTTGTTCAGCTTGCAAAGAAGCTGGTGTGCTCTGCGGTAGGAAGTGTATGTGAATCTGTGCCGGCTTGTTTGAGATGGTGCTATTCCGTGATTCTCGTGGGTCGCGACTGTTTTCTTTATCAGTGAGGAGGAAGAATATGAAACATAGATGGAAACGTCAGTGGCTTCTGAAGGGTGGAGGGTTCTAGATGAGCGGTAAGGTGAAGAAGGTATTATTTCAAGGCGATACATGTTTGAGCATAGAAATGATTGCTTGTAGAGTGAAGCAGCATGGAATTCACGGAAGATGGGGTGGACGGTAATGGGCATCACACGACAGAAACTGGTCGCCACGTGGCGTGGCAGAGCATCGCTGGACTTTTAGTACCGAACTCTTTGTGTGCTCGCCTGCCTTTGCATCTCCAGTGGGTTCCACAATGCAGTGTGCACCAGGGCAGCGGAAACTGAGATTCCGCCACCGGGGGCAGAAGGACTGTCCCACGCCCTGCCGAGGTTTCCCGAGCGGCCGTTTTCAAAGATTGTTTTTTAAAGGCAAAGGATGGCCGAGGGCCGATATTCGGTCTTGCTActtgcagcgcctcgctggtGCGTCTCGTATTCATGGACTTCGGAGCTGTGCCCCGAGTCGCCATGCTCAAAAGTAGATGCTTCGTTTAGGTAAACATATTCAAGGACTATCGTTGAAAGCGTGTCAATTTCATGTCCCCACACACCACACACGGTACTATTAAGTTTAGGCGAGCAGACGTTTGAAGCCATCTCTCGGAAGTGCTGACGAGAAATTGTTCGTTCGTAGAGCCgtggagaagaggagaggcgcactgaagaagagcaagggagacgcgcgaagcgTTTTGGACATATACATTTCCATGGTCATGGTGACTTTAGAGAGCGGGGCGACGTTGTTGAAATAATCTCGTGCGCTTGTCGTGTCTCCCCATTAAGTCATCATTCCTCGCATTCCCTACTCTATCAGTCATTCTATTGACAGATTGTGGCACTTACCCTAAAACAGTTTCACTCTCCTACGTGGCCAAATAGTGAAGGAAATCGCAAgattcgcggcgcgcagtgTCGTACAGGGCGTTCGCGGTACCGCGCAATACATGCGTTGCTTGATTCAAGCGTTGCAGTGAAGCGCACTGCTGTGACCCTAGCTTCCGGCATGTCTATAGACGTAGTGAAAACTACATCTGGCGCATGTGGTTGTTAACGAATACACCCGAGAAACACTACTATAAACAGCAATATCTGGTTCTGAGAAGCGCATGCTGAATGCCTTGCGCTGTAACGCGCGTTTCAGGCAAGATCCTGCGGACTTTCCATTGGAGGCCACTGAGTCGCTCTCAATTGGCCGATGCATACGTATCACAAGCGGGCATCATGATCTCGCTTCAGAATCATCAGTATCCTTGACTGAATTTGTTGTGACTTTAGGCACGTATCTGTGTTAGGAAGCAGAGCCAGATAATCGACTGTTTCTTGACGGGTCCAGTGATACCCTCCACAGATGGCGAACAAAAACGTGTCTAATACGAGCGATTATGCAATGACCGCATCTCCTACGAATATGGCGTGCCAGTACTTATAGCAGACATCACGTCGAGCACATCGCTCCATGAACAGGTTGCCTTCAACCATGAATCGTAACTGGGGGTCCTGCGAGCCACCATTTAAGAGGCTCTTTATTTTGGATACTTGATTACGTTCTCCCGATGAATGCCTTTGTGCTGTCAGACTTGACTAATCTGCAATGATGGCTAATCGCAAGCCGCTTCCCGCATGATTCTCTGCTGTTGCTGCATGCTAGGTAGAAATTAGCAGAGCAGCCGACTGTAAGCTCCCATGATAGGTTGGGAGAGTGTTTGCAGGCAGCAAATTAGTTGCTCGAAGAATGGAGCTATGGTTCGCTTGTGTTAGAGCATAACTCTGGATGCGGGGGTTACTAGAGAACTCCGCGGCTGAATCTAGAACAACTACCGGAGCGGGTAATTGCCACTGCAGTCACATTCTACAGAGCTTGTCGCTGTTGTTCAGAATTTCTCCGGGTGTGATGCTAGCCCTCAACGGGATGTCTCTGTCTTGGCAAAAGTACAGTCTCGATCCACCCCTGCATATCTTATGGCCGTCACGATGTTCACAACGTTCAACGGCTCGCATGCCTCAAAAGAGTAGGACACAAAACACGACGAGGTGGGGTCACCTCTGACATCAGAAATAAACAGGCCGGATGCCTCAGCTCCACCAAAACATGTAATCTGACATTACAGGTGCCACATTCGAATCGAGAAGTATCGGCACAATATACGCGATGGTGAACGCAGTACACACCTGACGATGACACTACGAAATCGCATGAAGATTCTGTGGCGCGACACGCGCTGATATCGGATTCCGCGCTGTCGATGAGCGGCGATTACCTCTCACAAACTGTCAAACGCATTTGTGTGCCCTTGTCCGTCCATGCTGCCTGCAAAAACCGAAACAACTCGCATACTTGTTGAAATAATACAAATAATCTGCTAGGTAATATTActtcctttctctgcgcATCACACCTGCCGAAATGAAGCCCTTCATGCCATTTGTGTTGGAGCGACCTTTCAGCACAGGTGCAGCAAGTGCAGAGCACGATGAAAGCATGTATGAGCAACGGTGCGAGTATTTCATAGAGGGTGAGTTCACGACCAAGGAAATGGTAGATGCAGGGAATAAATCACGCCGCTCTCGATGTAGTGATGTGCGCATGAAGCAGGACTGCACGCCGCCTCGTTCTTCTCGTCTGTTGTGGTTCGTATACCAGAGGAGAAACATCTCTGGCAACTACGgggcagctgcttctcttccGTAAAAACAGAAGACATGTTCCACCGACGCTGATAGATTGCCCTCCACGAGGTGACAACCACGGGCGCTTGCGCTAAAAAAACACAATGCGGCAGCGCGCACTTCCTGGAGCATCACCGTCATCTGCTGCGGGACTTTACGAATGCCTTACCAGGTGTCGCGGCTCATACGTCGGCACCGTTATTTGGACGGTGTAGGAAAATGCGGTTCCCGAGCCTTCTGCACGCATCACAATCAAATGTGTTGACAGACCTTTTAGGTTAGCATGTTCCTGGGCGAAACACTTTGTCAACGAGATCGTTTCACGGCTAGAACCTCACTCATCAGCTCGGATTCGCTTTCCGCGTCAATGATTGAGCAGCAGTCGTCTGCCTGCACGCGTACACATGGGGGCTACTCCACGCTGCTTACCGCACAACTACCCTTCCCATCACAAGTAGCGCCGGTCGTATCTTACTGTAGATGGCTGAGTATTGAACCGTGTGACTCCTGCGTAGCtgtgccttcgcctctgccttcgttTGTCAACTGTAGACCACACACGCAGCACCGGTATTCCATGCGGATACATGCCCGGACGGCAAAAACGACGCGCGTGCGAATTTTTGTTTACCTCTAAAGCAAGCCACGTGGTGTGCAACCCAGAGCTAGAGGCGAAACCAAAGAGCTTGAGCGCTGCTTGGATCGTACCGGCGGCTGTTCTTCGCTGAAGAAACATATCGCATTCCGAAATGCGCACATCAATTAGCAACGCACGGCCACATGAACCCGTTTACTGAGCAGCAGAATCTTGTCCATTCAGCACGTCCAAGTTTTCAAAGGTTGTTCAGCCTGTGGGAATGAATATGCTTTCCGACAACAGCAGCACGGAAGGAGCCACACACAGTGGAAGGCGGTCCGGAAATCGGAGGGATGTCACTGTTGCTTCAGCAAGGTGATCCACACAAGACACGTCAGAGTGCTTCTGTCTGAATGGCAGCAGTCCTGGCAGTATTGACAGCCTTGCTGGAAAAAGTAGAATGTGGTAGCTTTCGCTGCGTTTGAAGAAGGGGGTACCAACGACGTGTGCATCAATATGTGTCCTACTTACTCGCGTGGTTCTACGTTCTCATACTGTTCGGTGCTGCACGCACAAGCACAGAAAAAGGCATCAGCGCAGGCGTATCCTGATCCGCGCACCCGGGGCTCATGCCGAAGATCGAACTCTACTGAGGAGGTCGCAATGGGCAAAGCATGTTTCGCCTGCTACGACGTAGGTCCATCAGCGCGCGATGGAGCTCCTGAAACCCCTCTCGTTGACCACAGGCTTCCGCTGCAGAAATACAAGCAGCAAGCGTTCCACTGCCGAGATGCGAAACGCGTCCAGGCACTTACTCCActtgtctctctgtcgcttccGCGTAGAAGTGGTAGTAATCTGAGCGCACCACACGTTGAGACAGgggggaaagaagagaatAGAAGACGTACAACGACCGTCGTGAATGACCGTTACGCTGGATGTGGTCTACAGTGGCAGAGTGATCCACGTCTCGGCAGAGTATTCTACGTCTGACAGTCCAACCCTCGAGCGCTGCGCACACGTCTGCACTCTTCTGCTTTTGATATCTTATGCACATATGTGAGTCGGCGATATGGCAACACGACGCAAGGATATAAGAAATGGCAACTTGTCTGTTCCACGTCCATGGCCGCGTGCGTGATCATGCGTCATTGGGAGCTCAAAGCCCGGGAGCTGCTAGTCACCTTACCTCTCTGGGGAGTAGCCACCGCAATCACAAGACACAACACCAAAGCCCTCATtacgcagcagacgacgaTCGATGTACCAAAACGACACAGACCATACGTCGTGCCATCTCAGTTCCAGAAAGCCGTCGACGATCGTAAGTCTGCCTAGTTGACTGCTGGAGAAAGCATGGGCTCCACTTGCTACTCGTGACTGTGTGGCTCTCCAGAACTGTAACTGCGTTTtcagaaaacgaagagggcTGGGCTCCTTCGGGAGTTGAAGCGGCGGACCCCCCTTGCACATGCAGCCAGCAAGATGCCCCATCGGCAGCGTAATGGCAGTCGGTTTGCCAGGCTTCCTGCCTACCTCTGGCAACGGTGGCCTAAGGGCAACAAGCGGTTGCGTCAACACCACAGAGAAAAGCAAATAAAAAGCTTGGTGACGATACCGGGATGTCACTGCGATAAAAATTACCGGAGTAGCCACAAATGGATTGCAGCTGGCTTGCTGTTAGTCACACTGTCCGACCGAGCTCAATACCCAGTAGCACGAGCGAAGGGTAGCCCGCCATCATAACCCGCTGACGCTATTCAGTGCAGTCCCTCTCTTGTCAAATGAATCAAggctctcttctccgtcccGGCTGAACGGAAGTCAGTGTACATGCTACTCCCACCACGAACTAAGATTCTGGTCGCCTAGTAGCTGTTCCCCTCCCTGATGGATTCCGTCAGTCGATCATTCAGCGATTGTGTGCGTCCTGCTTACGTAGTAGGTTCCAGGAAATCGTCATCTGCCATATGTACACACAAAACACACATAGAACAGCTGCGTGAAAAGAATACAAAGAGCTTCCACTGCAGCGAGTAGAGCCTATACTAACAAATTTCGAGACTACTCAACGTGTTAATACAAGGCTGCTGACGGCAATCGATTCTGCTGCAATCCATGAGAATGAGTTGCCTGTCAGTTCTCGAAATGTGGACGCACACGCCtacgcgcgctgccggcgagtGTTCAGTCCCCAGATAGAAAATCTTAGAGCCGCACACAAACGTGACTCCAGCCTACAGGATGGCTTAGCTCACCTAGTTCGTCCTGCACACGCAACAGCGACCAGACTGGCACGCGATCCGTGAAGAGACACGACCCTCAGCGTCAAAGACTGCACAAACTTTGGTGCTGCATCTGACTTTATGAGCGACATGTCTGCCTATCAATATTCCTTCCGAGCGCCCCTCGTTATGCATCGGGTGCGACGCTAGCACAAAAAACCAAGGAATCTGTAGACGGCCAGATGTGACGTGGGCTCAGTCAGGAAACAGCTGCCTGACCCCAGGTCGAGTCTCTGATCTGGAGGCAATCGCGGAGTGGGAGGCCTTCCACGGATCGTACCAAGTCATCATATCTGCAAGCAGCAGGATTAGAGGACACGAAAGAGAAATGAATGCAGGCAGAGGGGAGGCAAGACGCCGAGAAATGCCGGACCTATCCTAGGTCCGATCCCTCCCACTTTGTTCAGGGCACAACGGCAGATAAATGCATGATTCGCATTCGCCTCCAGCCTGCATCCGCTACCGAAGGTGCCGTATCAGGCCCGGTGCAACACGTGGTATTCTACCGATAGCGTGGAGCGTACTGCTCGACGCTTCCCGTACGCCGCGGACTACTGCGACGAGGCAAAACTTCTGTCCGGCTTACTCTGGCGCCGACACTGTTCAGGACAAACCACACCCACAGCATCACAGGGCCAGAAACGATGAGCGACTCGTGACTGCACAGTGTATACACCCACGGACGATCGATATCATGAAGGGCATGTGACGATTGCTCGCTGCATTCACAGAACCGCCATCCCAGCGATGATATGGTGTGCCACACTGGTTCCATGAGATATGACACAGATACAAAAACTCGAGGCACTCGCGCAGAATCGGAGAAACAAAGCTAATGCCGAACTAAGTACGAGGAGAGACACCACAACATTCCGGAAACTAGCGCGGACAGCGCTTCCCTTGGAAAGCGAGACAGCATCGTGGGAGTCTGTATATGTCTGCTGCTCGCAATAATACTAAAGGCGGCGCCCTGGTGTCGCAGAAACCTACCGGGGAGTCCCAACGCCATCATTTGTGGCTTCACTTCCAGTGACCAGTGGAGTCTTTCCATAATGTCGACAGGTTCCGGCGGTATTGGCGGTGGCGGCCCCTT
The Besnoitia besnoiti strain Bb-Ger1 chromosome VIII, whole genome shotgun sequence genome window above contains:
- a CDS encoding hypothetical protein (encoded by transcript BESB_084740), with protein sequence MRALVLCLVIAVATPQRDYYHFYAEATERQVDTEQYENVEPRE